Proteins encoded together in one Microcebus murinus isolate Inina chromosome 16, M.murinus_Inina_mat1.0, whole genome shotgun sequence window:
- the SMIM26 gene encoding small integral membrane protein 26 has protein sequence MGTKIYASQSEARGHLPDYTPQDAPGPEQEATAGGRLLIGGGGGDAALWQETRLRRGPARTQAFARVPMRPTQASAWYRRMSAVYAVGIWTLLGSVYLMNRKKDKPPGDEVEQKDVSTNELLEPPKGFYVETVVTYREDFVPVAEKILNYLKSWTGGPGPES, from the exons ATGGGCACCAAGATCTACGCCTCACAGTCCGAGGCCCGCGGCCACCTTCCGGACTACACGCCCCAAGATGCACCGGGGCCAGAGCAGGAAGCGACCGCGGGAGGCCGGCTCCTCattggtggcggcggcggcgacgcaGCTCTCTGGCAGGAAACCCGCCTCCGCCGTGGGCCTGCGAGGACCCAGGCGTTTGCTCGTGTCCCCATGCGTCCCACCCAGGCCTCGGCCTGGTACCGGCGGATGTCTGCGGTCTACGCGGTCGGGATCTGGACCCTGTTGGGCTCAGTGTACTTAATGAACAGGAAAAAGGACAAGCCGCCAG gtgATGAAGTAGAACAAAAGGATGTCTCAACAAATGAACTACTTGAGCCCCCGAAAGGGTTTTATGTGGAAACCGTTGTCACATATAGAGAAGATTTTGTTCCAGTTGCTGAAAAGATCCTTAACTATTTGAAATCATGGACTGGTGGCCCTGGTCCGGAATCATGA